Part of the Candidatus Omnitrophota bacterium genome is shown below.
TTGCTCGCCCTGGGCGATTCAATCACGATAGTAGATGATTTATCCACGGGTAGTATGGATAACATTGGTCATCTTAAGTGCAACAAGCATTTTAAGGTATATATCGATACTGTCATGAATACGAAACTTATGTCCAAGCTTATTAAGGAATGCGATTGCATATATCATCTTGCGGCGGCGGTCGGAGTTAAGTATATAATAGACAATCAGCTCAAATCGATAAAGACGAACGTGGAGGGAACTGAGATCGTCCTTGGGCTTGCTAATAAATACGGTAAGAAGAAGACGCTTTTGGCTTCGACTTCGGAGGTATATGGGAAAAATATAGATAAAGACAGAGCTTTTAAAGAAACGGACGACAGCGTCCTGGGCCCTACGGTAATTCCTAGATGGAGTTACGCGTGTACGAAGGTACTTGACGAATTTTTGGCCCTTGCCTATGTGCGGGAAAAGAAACTGCCGGTCATAATAGTAAGGCTCTTCAATACCTGCGGGCCACGCCAGACGGGTCGCTACGGGATGGTTCTACCGCGGTTTGTAAAACAGGCGCTTTCAGGGCGGCCCATAACAGTATACGGAAGCGGCACACAGACAAGGTGTTTTACATATGTCAAAGACGTTGTCGGCGCGCTCATAGAACTTATGAACTGCAAAAGAGCTACCGGAGAGGTCTTTAATCTGGGTAGCCCGAAATCTATAACAATAAATGAACTTGCCAAGAAGGTCAAAATGATCACCGGCTCAAGATCAAAGATAGAGCATATCCCGTATGAAAAGGCCTACGAGCGGGGATTCGAGGACATGATGCACAGGCAACCGGATATTTCAAAGATAAAAAGATACGTAGACTTTAAGCCGAAGGCCGATATAGAAGAGATAATCAAAAGGACAGCCGAATATTTCAAAGGATAAACATGCCGTACATTAAGACCATAACAGTATTTTGCGCAGCACTTGTGAGTTCCCTTATCCTCACGCCGATTATAGCGAGATTTGCGCTAAAGATAAACTTTGTCG
Proteins encoded:
- a CDS encoding GDP-mannose 4,6-dehydratase; translated protein: MKALITGGAGFIGSHLAEELLALGDSITIVDDLSTGSMDNIGHLKCNKHFKVYIDTVMNTKLMSKLIKECDCIYHLAAAVGVKYIIDNQLKSIKTNVEGTEIVLGLANKYGKKKTLLASTSEVYGKNIDKDRAFKETDDSVLGPTVIPRWSYACTKVLDEFLALAYVREKKLPVIIVRLFNTCGPRQTGRYGMVLPRFVKQALSGRPITVYGSGTQTRCFTYVKDVVGALIELMNCKRATGEVFNLGSPKSITINELAKKVKMITGSRSKIEHIPYEKAYERGFEDMMHRQPDISKIKRYVDFKPKADIEEIIKRTAEYFKG